The proteins below are encoded in one region of Buttiauxella gaviniae:
- the asd gene encoding aspartate-semialdehyde dehydrogenase: MKNVGFIGWRGMVGSVLMQRMVEERDFDAIRPVFFSTSQLGLAAPSFAGQNNGTLQDAYDLEALKALDIIITCQGGDYTNEIYPKLRESGWQGYWIDAASSLRMKDDAIIILDPVNQHVIQEGLNNGVKTFVGGNCTVSLMLMSLGGLFANDLVDWVSVATYQAASGGGARHMRELLTQMGQLHSHVASELSDPASAILSIERKVTDLARSGSLPTDNFGVPLAGSLIPWIDKQRDNGQTREEWKGQAETNKILNTRTVIPVDGLCVRVGALRCHSQAFTIKLKKDVSLPTIESMLAGHNDWVKVVPNDRDITMRELTPAAVTGTLTTPVGRLRKLNMGPEYLSAFTVGDQLLWGAAEPLRRMLRLLA, encoded by the coding sequence ATGAAAAATGTTGGTTTTATCGGTTGGCGCGGTATGGTCGGTTCCGTTCTCATGCAACGCATGGTCGAGGAACGTGATTTTGACGCCATTCGTCCGGTTTTCTTCTCCACTTCTCAGTTAGGCCTTGCGGCCCCGTCTTTTGCAGGCCAGAACAATGGCACACTGCAAGACGCGTATGATCTGGAAGCGTTGAAGGCGCTGGACATTATCATCACCTGCCAGGGCGGCGATTATACCAACGAAATCTATCCAAAGCTTCGTGAAAGCGGCTGGCAAGGTTACTGGATTGATGCGGCCTCTTCCCTGCGCATGAAAGATGACGCGATTATCATCCTCGACCCGGTAAACCAGCACGTTATTCAGGAAGGTCTGAACAACGGCGTGAAAACCTTTGTGGGCGGTAACTGCACAGTCAGCCTGATGCTGATGTCCCTCGGCGGCCTGTTTGCTAACGACCTCGTTGATTGGGTTTCCGTTGCGACTTACCAGGCAGCATCCGGCGGCGGCGCGCGTCATATGCGTGAACTGCTGACCCAGATGGGCCAACTGCATAGCCACGTTGCCAGCGAACTCTCCGACCCGGCGTCTGCTATTTTGAGCATCGAACGCAAAGTAACCGATCTTGCGCGTAGCGGCAGCCTGCCAACGGATAACTTCGGTGTGCCTTTGGCCGGCAGCCTGATCCCGTGGATCGACAAACAGCGTGATAACGGCCAGACCCGCGAAGAGTGGAAAGGCCAGGCTGAGACGAACAAAATTCTGAATACCCGCACCGTGATTCCTGTTGATGGCCTGTGTGTTCGCGTTGGCGCACTGCGCTGCCACAGCCAGGCATTCACTATCAAACTGAAAAAAGATGTCTCTCTGCCAACCATCGAATCCATGCTGGCGGGGCATAACGATTGGGTGAAAGTGGTGCCGAACGATCGTGATATCACGATGCGCGAGCTAACGCCTGCGGCGGTGACCGGCACGCTTACCACGCCAGTTGGGCGTTTGCGTAAACTGAATATGGGCCCTGAGTACCTGTCTGCCTTTACCGTTGGCGACCAGTTACTGTGGGGTGCCGCAGAGCCATTGCGAAGAATGCTGCGCTTGCTCGCATAA
- a CDS encoding YhgN family NAAT transporter — protein sequence MTEIISAAVLLILIMDPLGNLPIFMSVLKHTEPKRRRAIMIRELLIALIIMLIFLFAGEKILAFLNLRAESVSISGGIILFLIAIKMIFPSHEGNASGLPAGEEPFIVPLAIPLVAGPTLLATLMLLSHQYPNQMGHLVAALLLAWGGTVAILLQSSLFLRLLGEKGVNALERLMGLVLVMLATQMFLDGLRIWMKG from the coding sequence ATGACCGAAATCATTTCTGCGGCAGTATTGTTAATCCTGATTATGGACCCGTTGGGAAACCTGCCGATTTTTATGTCAGTGCTCAAGCATACCGAGCCGAAGCGTCGCCGGGCCATCATGATCCGCGAACTGCTTATTGCGCTGATTATCATGCTGATTTTCCTGTTTGCCGGGGAAAAAATTCTCGCATTCCTTAACCTGCGCGCAGAGAGCGTCTCGATTTCCGGCGGGATAATTCTCTTCCTGATTGCGATTAAAATGATCTTCCCAAGCCACGAAGGGAACGCATCGGGCCTGCCTGCGGGTGAAGAGCCGTTTATCGTGCCACTGGCGATCCCCCTCGTTGCCGGGCCAACGCTTCTGGCAACGTTAATGCTGTTATCGCACCAGTATCCGAACCAGATGGGGCATTTAGTCGCAGCTCTGCTGCTGGCCTGGGGCGGCACCGTGGCCATTTTGCTGCAATCGTCTTTGTTCCTGCGCCTGCTGGGCGAGAAAGGCGTGAACGCGCTGGAGCGTTTAATGGGGCTGGTGCTGGTGATGCTGGCGACCCAAATGTTCCTGGACGGCCTGCGGATCTGGATGAAGGGATAA
- the yicI gene encoding alpha-xylosidase translates to MKISDGNWLIQPGLALIHPIQVFDVEPRGNEMVVYAGMKDVRERGNQLDTPLFTLRFFSPQEGVVGVRIEHFQGALNNGPHYPLNVLKDVKVEMQNTAEFAELKSGNLAVRVTKGNDWALDFLRDGVRITGSAVKNNGYVQDANTGNTHMFERLDLGVGETVYGLGERFTALVKNGQTVETWNRDGGTSTEQSYKNIPFYLTNRGYGVLVNHPECVSFEVGSEKVSKVQFSVEGEYLEYFVIDGPTPKAVLDRYTRFTGRPALPPAWSFGLWLTTSFTTNYDEATVNSFIDGMAERNLPLHVFHFDCFWMKAFQWCDFEWDPVTFPDPEGMLKRLKARGLKICVWINPYIGQKSPLFHEGMEKGYLLKRPNGAVWQWDKWQPGQAIVDFTNPAACDWYAGHLKRLVRMGVDCFKTDFGERIPTDVVWHDGSDPQKMHNHYAFIYNELVWNVLKQELGDEEAVLFARSASVGAQQFPVHWGGDCYANYESMAESLRGGLSLGMSGFGFWSHDIGGFENTAPAHVYKRWCAFGLLSSHSRLHGSKSYRVPWAYDDEACDVVRHFTQWKSRMMPYLYRQAAYAAEFGTPMMRAMMLEFPDDPGCDYLDRQYMLGDSVMVAPVFSEAGDVQFYLPEGCWTHLFSNHEAQGSRWHKEKHDFQSLPVYVRDNTLLALGNNDQKPDYAWHEGTAFQLFNLDDGREAVCEVPAADGSVIFTLKVKREGNALTVQGDGQAKDWTLCLRNISSVKGVKQGKSAAGEQGVVITPDSHAAGLVIEL, encoded by the coding sequence ATGAAAATTAGTGACGGTAACTGGCTTATTCAGCCGGGGCTTGCGTTGATTCACCCGATTCAAGTGTTCGACGTGGAGCCGCGCGGGAACGAAATGGTGGTGTACGCGGGGATGAAGGACGTCCGCGAACGTGGCAACCAGCTTGATACGCCGCTGTTTACGCTGCGTTTCTTCTCGCCGCAGGAAGGCGTGGTCGGCGTGCGCATCGAACATTTCCAGGGCGCGTTAAACAACGGCCCACACTATCCGCTTAATGTGCTCAAAGACGTAAAAGTTGAGATGCAAAACACCGCTGAATTTGCCGAGTTGAAAAGCGGCAACCTGGCGGTGCGCGTCACCAAAGGCAACGACTGGGCGCTGGATTTCCTGCGCGATGGCGTGCGCATCACCGGCAGTGCGGTGAAAAATAACGGCTACGTGCAGGATGCCAATACCGGGAATACGCATATGTTCGAGCGCCTGGATTTGGGCGTCGGCGAAACGGTTTATGGCCTGGGCGAACGCTTCACTGCGCTGGTGAAAAACGGCCAGACGGTGGAAACCTGGAACCGCGACGGCGGCACCAGCACCGAGCAATCCTACAAAAACATTCCGTTCTACCTCACCAACCGTGGCTACGGCGTGCTGGTGAACCATCCCGAATGCGTCTCCTTTGAAGTCGGTTCCGAAAAAGTCTCCAAAGTGCAGTTCAGCGTGGAAGGCGAATACCTCGAATACTTTGTGATCGACGGCCCAACGCCGAAAGCGGTGCTTGACCGTTACACACGCTTCACCGGCCGCCCGGCGCTGCCGCCAGCATGGTCGTTTGGCCTGTGGCTCACCACTTCATTTACCACCAACTACGACGAAGCGACGGTCAACAGCTTTATCGACGGTATGGCGGAACGCAACCTGCCGCTGCATGTTTTCCACTTCGACTGCTTCTGGATGAAAGCCTTCCAGTGGTGTGATTTTGAGTGGGATCCGGTGACGTTCCCTGACCCGGAAGGGATGCTGAAACGCCTGAAAGCGCGCGGCCTGAAAATCTGCGTCTGGATAAACCCGTACATCGGCCAGAAATCCCCGCTGTTCCACGAAGGCATGGAAAAAGGTTATCTCCTCAAACGCCCGAACGGCGCGGTGTGGCAGTGGGATAAATGGCAGCCGGGCCAGGCGATTGTTGATTTCACCAATCCGGCGGCGTGCGACTGGTATGCGGGCCACCTGAAACGCCTGGTGCGCATGGGTGTGGACTGCTTTAAAACCGATTTCGGCGAGCGTATTCCAACGGACGTGGTGTGGCACGATGGTTCCGACCCGCAAAAAATGCACAACCACTACGCGTTCATCTATAACGAGCTGGTGTGGAACGTCCTGAAACAGGAACTCGGCGATGAAGAAGCGGTGCTGTTTGCTCGCTCGGCGTCCGTGGGGGCACAACAGTTCCCGGTTCACTGGGGCGGTGACTGCTACGCCAACTATGAGTCGATGGCGGAAAGCCTGCGCGGCGGGCTGTCGCTTGGGATGTCCGGCTTCGGCTTCTGGAGCCACGACATCGGCGGCTTTGAAAACACCGCGCCTGCACATGTCTACAAACGCTGGTGTGCGTTCGGGTTGCTCTCCAGCCACAGCCGCCTGCACGGCAGCAAATCTTACCGTGTGCCATGGGCGTATGACGATGAAGCCTGCGATGTGGTGCGCCACTTCACGCAGTGGAAATCACGCATGATGCCGTATCTATATCGCCAGGCGGCCTACGCGGCGGAGTTCGGTACGCCGATGATGCGCGCCATGATGCTGGAGTTCCCGGACGATCCGGGCTGCGATTATCTTGACCGCCAGTACATGCTGGGGGATTCCGTGATGGTGGCGCCGGTGTTCTCGGAGGCGGGCGATGTGCAGTTCTATCTGCCGGAAGGCTGCTGGACGCATCTGTTCTCTAACCATGAAGCGCAGGGCAGCCGCTGGCATAAAGAGAAACACGATTTCCAGAGCCTGCCGGTTTATGTGCGTGACAACACGCTGTTAGCGCTCGGCAATAACGACCAGAAGCCGGATTACGCCTGGCACGAAGGCACCGCCTTCCAGCTATTTAACCTGGATGATGGACGTGAAGCGGTTTGCGAAGTCCCGGCGGCGGACGGCTCAGTTATCTTTACGCTGAAAGTTAAGCGCGAAGGCAACGCGCTGACGGTTCAGGGCGACGGCCAGGCAAAAGACTGGACGCTGTGTCTGCGCAATATCAGCAGCGTGAAAGGTGTGAAGCAAGGTAAGAGTGCGGCGGGCGAGCAGGGCGTGGTGATTACGCCGGATTCGCACGCGGCGGGATTGGTTATCGAGCTTTAG
- a CDS encoding AAA family ATPase has translation MKISKIEFIKLFGVFDHSINLNEEGGITIIIGENGLGKTVILEAINALFNRQYNFFHKITFEKLIITFDTKDTWSFRKGKQQTNASQLFITKGANGKNESKEYLIKDGLPPNISKHDLFKRRMMQREYLRRRNIQFAENIYDSRLIDGSIINEMDMIERSIWNEHLINEYDSHNDKNVQNPKWFEEALDAINIRLIETQRIIGRKDLNSDVILNPVEYYSKELKEMIVQAVKESSNVASSLDSTYPNRLISELKRGADDSFEELNDALAKLNDRRKLLSSVGLIIDSEDNDLLQIEKNQEDLITILKIYIDDSHKKLAPFEEISKKIKLFKEIINTRFKHKKLEVTQGEGITFKSTVITNRDNKSVNIPSTGLSSGEQNELILFYKLIFNSQPNDMILIDEPELSLHISWQNKFIEDIKDIISINDLSVIIATHSPDIISHNWELMIELQGVE, from the coding sequence ATGAAAATATCAAAGATAGAGTTTATCAAATTATTCGGTGTTTTTGATCACTCAATAAACCTTAATGAAGAAGGAGGTATAACAATAATAATAGGAGAAAATGGATTAGGAAAAACAGTCATTCTAGAAGCAATTAACGCCCTTTTCAATCGACAGTATAATTTTTTTCATAAAATCACCTTTGAAAAACTCATTATTACTTTCGATACAAAAGATACATGGAGCTTTCGGAAAGGAAAGCAGCAAACAAATGCTTCACAATTATTTATAACAAAGGGTGCAAATGGAAAGAATGAAAGTAAAGAATATTTGATCAAGGATGGATTGCCACCAAATATATCAAAGCATGATTTATTTAAAAGACGAATGATGCAAAGAGAATATTTAAGAAGGAGAAACATTCAATTTGCTGAGAATATATATGATTCGCGCCTTATTGATGGTTCTATCATAAATGAAATGGATATGATTGAAAGAAGCATTTGGAATGAGCATCTAATTAATGAGTATGACTCACATAATGATAAAAATGTTCAAAATCCAAAATGGTTTGAAGAAGCTTTAGATGCGATAAATATTAGGCTAATTGAAACCCAGAGAATAATAGGCCGAAAAGATTTAAATAGCGATGTCATTCTTAATCCGGTGGAATATTACTCGAAAGAGTTGAAAGAGATGATAGTCCAAGCGGTTAAAGAATCATCGAATGTTGCATCTTCTCTTGATAGTACTTATCCAAACAGGCTAATTTCAGAATTAAAAAGAGGTGCTGATGACTCTTTTGAAGAACTCAATGACGCCTTAGCAAAATTAAATGATAGAAGGAAATTATTGTCCTCTGTTGGACTTATTATAGATTCAGAAGATAATGATTTGCTTCAGATTGAAAAAAATCAAGAGGATCTTATAACCATATTAAAAATATATATTGATGATAGCCATAAAAAACTAGCTCCCTTCGAGGAAATTTCTAAAAAAATAAAATTATTTAAAGAAATCATCAACACACGTTTTAAACATAAAAAATTAGAAGTAACACAAGGTGAAGGCATTACATTTAAATCGACTGTAATAACAAACAGGGACAATAAATCAGTTAATATCCCATCAACCGGTTTATCATCAGGAGAACAAAATGAATTAATATTATTTTACAAGCTGATATTTAATTCGCAACCTAATGATATGATCCTCATTGATGAACCTGAACTTTCATTACATATATCCTGGCAGAATAAATTCATAGAAGATATAAAAGATATTATATCAATTAATGACCTATCGGTTATTATTGCAACTCACTCACCAGACATCATCAGCCATAATTGGGAGTTAATGATTGAATTGCAAGGAGTAGAGTAA
- a CDS encoding toxin-antitoxin system HicB family antitoxin, with protein MSTVKYDAKQSASGKNPAFQIRISPELKAQFEVAAKEAGMSLGNWLKTLGRKELERLKGNN; from the coding sequence ATGTCAACGGTCAAATATGATGCTAAGCAGTCTGCTTCCGGTAAAAATCCTGCTTTTCAGATCAGGATCTCACCAGAGCTGAAAGCTCAATTTGAAGTTGCAGCGAAAGAAGCGGGTATGAGTCTTGGGAATTGGTTAAAGACGTTGGGAAGGAAGGAACTGGAGAGGTTGAAGGGTAATAATTAG
- a CDS encoding type II toxin-antitoxin system HicA family toxin, with protein MKRQHQRTLEAIYRRPVAGSLEWRDFKALMISLGAEVDVSAAGSREAFTLREEVRVYHRPHPHSTMDKGAVNATRIWLESMGIKP; from the coding sequence ATGAAACGACAACATCAAAGGACGTTGGAGGCGATCTATCGTCGTCCCGTGGCAGGTTCTCTGGAATGGCGGGACTTTAAAGCGTTAATGATTTCGCTGGGGGCAGAGGTAGATGTAAGTGCCGCTGGATCGCGAGAAGCATTCACATTACGGGAAGAGGTTCGTGTGTATCACCGACCACATCCGCATTCGACGATGGATAAAGGTGCCGTAAATGCGACCCGCATCTGGTTAGAAAGTATGGGAATCAAACCATGA
- a CDS encoding type II toxin-antitoxin system HicB family antitoxin, translating to MNNIIKIDGHTAIVSFDPDIEMFRGEFVGLNGGADFYAYSVQELKTEGAESLKFFLDTCRAKNIEPYKSYSGKISARLTPEDHAALERIALACGESINQLLNQGAKLIIKQHDA from the coding sequence ATGAATAACATTATTAAAATTGATGGCCACACCGCTATTGTTAGCTTCGACCCAGACATTGAAATGTTTCGCGGCGAGTTCGTTGGCTTAAACGGCGGTGCAGATTTTTACGCCTATAGTGTGCAGGAATTGAAAACAGAGGGAGCCGAATCTCTTAAATTCTTTCTTGATACATGTCGTGCAAAAAACATTGAGCCTTATAAATCATACAGCGGGAAGATTTCTGCTCGTCTAACGCCTGAAGACCATGCGGCTCTTGAACGTATCGCGCTGGCATGCGGCGAGAGTATTAATCAGTTACTCAATCAGGGCGCAAAATTAATCATTAAGCAACATGATGCGTGA
- a CDS encoding YgdI/YgdR family lipoprotein, whose amino-acid sequence MKKLLAVLLLGGVALSVTACSSDYVMSTKTGEMIVTQGKPEVDKGTGMTRYTDEQGNERQINNDQIVQMIKKD is encoded by the coding sequence ATGAAAAAATTATTAGCAGTTCTGCTATTAGGCGGCGTGGCTTTGTCTGTTACCGCTTGTTCAAGTGACTATGTGATGTCGACCAAAACGGGGGAAATGATTGTGACGCAAGGAAAACCGGAAGTGGATAAAGGCACGGGCATGACGCGCTACACCGACGAGCAAGGCAACGAGCGCCAGATTAATAATGACCAAATCGTGCAGATGATTAAGAAAGATTGA
- a CDS encoding alpha/beta hydrolase, giving the protein MSLEPAIAGLVDEFIDSGRPSSRQQTFAERRAGYIASTVLAGETETRVDVKEISLDGCTLRIFSPLNATRSLPAVIYYHGGCFVSGGFETHDNPLRQLCYYGSCRVIAVQYRVAPEHTYPAAHDDAERAADAIWQAADQLEVDRERMTLAGDSAGGHIALVTALRLKSAGNWLPARLMLIYPMLDATAESVSYQENGYDYIITRDTLLSGYEAYMPDLDPMDEEASPLFREDFAGLPPVHIITAEYDPLRNEGEVLHECLMDQGVESTCQRYLGVIHGFFQLGGISQAARDAMRDVAWRVGQPR; this is encoded by the coding sequence ATGTCCCTCGAACCCGCAATCGCCGGGCTGGTTGATGAATTTATCGACTCTGGCCGCCCTTCTTCACGCCAACAAACTTTTGCCGAACGCCGGGCAGGGTATATCGCCAGCACTGTTTTAGCGGGCGAAACGGAAACCCGTGTCGACGTGAAAGAAATCAGTCTTGATGGCTGCACGTTACGCATATTTTCCCCGCTAAATGCGACCAGATCACTACCCGCCGTGATCTACTACCACGGCGGTTGCTTTGTTAGCGGTGGGTTTGAAACCCATGACAACCCGTTACGCCAGCTTTGCTATTACGGTAGTTGCCGGGTGATTGCCGTTCAGTATCGCGTGGCCCCAGAGCACACTTATCCGGCAGCGCATGATGATGCTGAGCGTGCCGCGGACGCTATCTGGCAAGCGGCTGATCAACTGGAAGTGGATCGTGAACGAATGACGCTCGCGGGTGACAGTGCGGGTGGGCATATTGCCCTGGTGACGGCTCTGCGCCTGAAAAGTGCGGGAAACTGGCTGCCTGCGCGGCTCATGCTGATTTACCCGATGTTGGACGCGACGGCGGAATCTGTCAGCTATCAGGAAAATGGCTACGACTACATCATCACCCGCGATACGCTGCTTTCCGGCTACGAAGCCTATATGCCCGATCTTGACCCAATGGATGAAGAAGCCAGTCCATTATTTCGTGAAGATTTTGCAGGCCTGCCACCGGTACATATCATCACTGCTGAATACGATCCCCTTCGCAATGAAGGCGAGGTCTTGCATGAGTGCCTGATGGACCAGGGCGTTGAGTCCACCTGCCAGCGCTATCTCGGCGTGATCCACGGCTTTTTCCAGCTTGGTGGTATCAGCCAGGCAGCCCGCGATGCCATGCGTGATGTCGCGTGGCGGGTCGGTCAACCACGCTAA
- the fdhE gene encoding formate dehydrogenase accessory protein FdhE, translated as MSIRIIPQDQLATSDKRTAETIPPLLFPRLKNLYNRRAERLRELATNNPLGDYLRFAALIAHAQEVVLYDHPLQMDLTALIQKSSETGKPPLDIHVLPRDPHWQRLLSSLIAELKPEMSGQALAVIENLEKASTQELEEMATALFNADFALVSSDKAPFIWAALSLYWAQMASLIPGRAKAEYGEQRQFCPVCGSVPVSSVVQIGGTSGLRYLHCNLCETEWHVVRVKCSNCEQTRDLNYWSLDSEQSAIKAESCGDCGTYLKILYQEKDAKVEAVADDLASLVLDARMEQEGFARSSINPFLFPGEGE; from the coding sequence ATGAGTATTCGCATAATCCCGCAAGACCAGCTTGCGACGAGCGATAAACGTACGGCGGAGACGATCCCGCCGTTATTGTTCCCCAGGCTGAAAAACCTCTACAACCGCCGCGCAGAACGCCTGCGCGAGCTGGCGACCAATAATCCTTTGGGCGATTACCTGCGCTTTGCGGCCCTGATCGCCCACGCGCAGGAAGTGGTGCTGTATGACCACCCGCTGCAAATGGATTTAACCGCGCTGATTCAGAAATCTTCGGAAACCGGTAAGCCGCCGTTGGATATCCACGTTCTGCCGCGCGACCCGCACTGGCAGCGCCTGCTGAGTTCGCTCATTGCTGAGCTGAAACCAGAGATGAGCGGCCAGGCCCTGGCGGTTATCGAAAACCTGGAAAAGGCATCAACGCAAGAGCTGGAAGAGATGGCGACCGCGCTGTTTAACGCCGATTTTGCGCTGGTTTCCAGCGACAAAGCGCCATTCATCTGGGCGGCGTTGTCACTTTACTGGGCGCAAATGGCGAGCCTGATCCCAGGGCGTGCAAAAGCAGAATACGGCGAACAGCGCCAGTTCTGCCCGGTTTGCGGCTCCGTGCCCGTTTCGAGCGTCGTGCAGATTGGCGGCACCAGCGGCCTGCGTTATTTGCACTGCAACCTGTGCGAAACCGAATGGCACGTGGTGCGAGTGAAATGCAGCAACTGCGAGCAAACCCGCGATTTGAACTACTGGTCGCTCGACAGCGAGCAGTCAGCGATTAAAGCGGAAAGCTGTGGCGACTGCGGCACTTACCTGAAGATTCTCTATCAGGAAAAAGATGCCAAAGTGGAAGCCGTGGCCGACGATTTAGCCTCGCTGGTGCTGGATGCTCGCATGGAGCAAGAAGGCTTTGCCCGCAGCAGCATCAACCCGTTCCTGTTCCCGGGGGAAGGGGAGTAA
- the fdoI gene encoding formate dehydrogenase cytochrome b556 subunit: MKKQVTIQRYSAPERINHWITAFCFILAAVSGLGFFFPSFNWLMHILGTPQLARILHPFVGVVMFASFIIMFFRYWHHNLINRDDIFWAKNIRKIIVNEEVGDTGRYNFGQKCVFWAAIIFLVLLLVSGVIIWRPYFAPAFSIPVIRVALMVHSFAAVALIVVIMIHIYAALWVKGTITAMVEGWVTTTWAKKHHPKWYREVRQKQEKRQE, from the coding sequence ATGAAAAAACAAGTGACCATTCAGCGCTACAGCGCGCCTGAACGTATCAACCACTGGATTACCGCCTTCTGCTTTATTCTGGCGGCGGTGAGCGGGCTGGGGTTCTTCTTCCCCTCCTTCAACTGGCTGATGCACATTTTGGGCACGCCGCAGCTGGCGCGCATCCTCCACCCGTTCGTCGGCGTGGTGATGTTTGCCTCGTTTATCATTATGTTTTTCCGCTACTGGCACCACAACCTAATCAATCGGGATGATATCTTTTGGGCGAAGAATATCCGTAAGATCATCGTCAACGAGGAAGTAGGTGACACGGGACGTTATAACTTCGGCCAGAAATGCGTGTTCTGGGCGGCAATTATCTTCCTGGTGTTATTGCTGGTGAGCGGCGTGATTATCTGGCGTCCTTACTTTGCCCCTGCTTTCTCAATCCCGGTGATTCGCGTAGCCCTGATGGTGCATTCATTTGCCGCAGTGGCGCTGATTGTGGTTATTATGATCCACATCTACGCAGCCCTATGGGTGAAAGGCACGATTACCGCGATGGTGGAAGGCTGGGTCACCACGACCTGGGCGAAAAAACACCATCCGAAATGGTATCGTGAAGTTCGCCAGAAACAGGAAAAAAGACAGGAATGA
- the fdxH gene encoding formate dehydrogenase subunit beta: MAYQSQDIIRRSATNGFTPAPQARDHQQEVAKLIDVTTCIGCKACQVACSEWNDLRDEIGSNVGVYDNPADLTAKSWTVMRFSEVEQNDKLEWLIRKDGCMHCADPGCLKACPSEGAIIQYANGIVDFQSEQCIGCGYCIAGCPFDVPRLNPEDNRVYKCTLCVDRVTVGQEPACVKTCPTGAIHFGSKDDMKTLAGERVAELKTRGYDNAGLYDPAGVGGTHVMYVLHHADKPTLYHGLPENPSISPTVKFWKGVWKPLAAIGFAATFAASVFHYVGVGPNRAEEEDDNLHHEDDEVRKP; the protein is encoded by the coding sequence ATGGCTTATCAATCTCAGGACATCATCCGTCGTTCCGCCACCAACGGCTTCACGCCCGCGCCTCAGGCGCGGGATCACCAGCAAGAGGTCGCGAAACTTATCGACGTCACCACCTGCATCGGCTGCAAAGCCTGCCAGGTGGCGTGTTCGGAATGGAACGACCTGCGCGATGAAATCGGTAGTAACGTCGGCGTTTACGACAACCCAGCGGATTTGACGGCGAAATCGTGGACGGTGATGCGCTTCTCGGAAGTGGAGCAGAACGACAAACTGGAATGGCTTATCCGCAAAGACGGCTGTATGCACTGCGCGGACCCTGGCTGCCTGAAAGCGTGCCCATCTGAGGGCGCGATTATTCAGTACGCCAACGGCATTGTCGATTTCCAGTCTGAACAGTGCATCGGCTGCGGCTACTGCATTGCGGGCTGCCCGTTTGACGTACCGCGCCTGAACCCGGAGGACAACCGCGTCTACAAATGCACATTGTGCGTAGACCGCGTGACCGTCGGCCAGGAGCCAGCCTGCGTGAAAACCTGCCCAACCGGCGCGATTCATTTCGGCTCGAAAGACGATATGAAAACCCTGGCGGGCGAGCGCGTGGCGGAGCTGAAAACGCGCGGTTATGACAATGCTGGATTGTACGATCCTGCCGGTGTTGGCGGCACTCACGTCATGTATGTGCTGCATCATGCGGACAAGCCGACGCTGTACCACGGCCTGCCGGAGAATCCGTCCATCAGCCCAACGGTGAAATTCTGGAAAGGCGTCTGGAAGCCGCTGGCCGCTATCGGCTTTGCTGCCACCTTCGCCGCCAGCGTATTCCACTATGTTGGAGTTGGCCCGAACCGTGCCGAAGAAGAGGACGACAATTTGCACCATGAAGACGATGAGGTGCGCAAACCATGA